From Draconibacterium halophilum, one genomic window encodes:
- a CDS encoding HAD family hydrolase, with translation MSKSVLIFDLDNTIYPVSSIGPKLFKTLFAAIKKSGEYKGDFDAIKLEIQRTPFQKVASEFLFSEQLLKECMAIHNNLTYDDPMKYFEDYELVRKLPQTKILVTSGFSKLQNSKIDKLGIRADFKEIFIIDLQQSNQTKKDIFKLILDKYKLQKQEVLIVGDDIKSEIQAGKDLGIDTVLFDQLRKYTDSNHSNRIDNFAELQKFL, from the coding sequence ATGAGCAAATCTGTATTGATATTCGATCTCGACAATACCATTTACCCGGTAAGTTCTATTGGCCCAAAATTATTTAAAACCTTATTTGCTGCCATTAAAAAAAGTGGTGAATACAAAGGAGATTTTGACGCCATTAAACTGGAAATACAACGTACTCCTTTTCAAAAGGTAGCCAGCGAATTTTTGTTTAGTGAGCAATTGCTGAAAGAATGTATGGCTATCCACAACAACCTGACTTACGATGATCCGATGAAGTATTTTGAAGATTATGAGTTGGTGAGAAAACTTCCCCAAACAAAGATTCTGGTTACTTCGGGGTTTAGCAAACTGCAAAATAGCAAAATCGACAAACTTGGTATCCGCGCTGATTTTAAAGAAATATTCATCATTGATTTGCAACAGTCGAATCAAACCAAAAAGGATATTTTTAAATTGATTCTGGATAAATACAAACTACAAAAACAAGAGGTTTTGATCGTTGGCGACGATATAAAATCCGAGATTCAGGCTGGAAAAGATTTGGGAATTGATACTGTTTTATTCGATCAACTGAGAAAATATACAGACTCGAATCACTCCAACAGAATAGATAATTTCGCTGAACTTCAGAAGTTTCTTTAG
- a CDS encoding MBL fold metallo-hydrolase gives MENPSIKIKATLLGTGTSQGVPVVACECDVCTSKNKKDKRLRSSLLLNINDKNFVIDAGPDFRQQMLRQKVKTLRAILLTHEHVDHIFGLDDIRSYNWVQKNHMEIFAEERVQKAIKRIFDYVFAKYKYPGIPKMELREVENEPFAIGGVTFLPIRCWHHKLPVYGYRVGDLTYITDTNFIEENELEKIAGTKILIINCLRKEKHLSHFNLKEVLEIVDQIKPEQTYLTHISHAFGKYDDVMKELPENVFMAYDGLTLEL, from the coding sequence ATGGAAAATCCTTCAATTAAAATAAAAGCAACTTTACTTGGTACGGGCACTTCTCAGGGAGTTCCCGTTGTAGCTTGCGAATGTGACGTTTGTACCTCAAAAAACAAAAAGGATAAACGGTTGCGATCATCATTACTGCTAAATATAAACGATAAGAATTTTGTGATTGACGCAGGGCCTGATTTTCGCCAGCAGATGTTACGACAAAAGGTAAAAACGCTTCGTGCAATTCTGCTGACACACGAGCATGTCGATCATATTTTTGGTTTGGATGATATCCGGTCGTACAACTGGGTGCAGAAAAACCATATGGAGATTTTTGCCGAAGAAAGGGTGCAAAAAGCGATCAAACGCATTTTTGATTATGTGTTTGCGAAATACAAATATCCGGGCATCCCGAAGATGGAGCTTCGCGAGGTTGAAAATGAGCCGTTCGCTATCGGTGGTGTTACGTTTTTGCCTATTCGTTGCTGGCATCATAAATTGCCTGTTTATGGATACCGGGTGGGGGATTTAACTTACATAACCGACACCAATTTTATTGAAGAAAATGAATTGGAGAAAATTGCCGGAACAAAAATTCTGATTATTAACTGTCTGCGAAAAGAAAAGCATCTCTCGCATTTTAACCTGAAGGAAGTGCTGGAAATTGTAGATCAGATTAAGCCCGAACAAACTTATCTTACACATATTAGTCATGCTTTTGGTAAGTACGATGACGTAATGAAAGAACTACCGGAGAATGTGTTTATGGCTTATGATGGGTTGACCCTGGAGCTCTAA
- a CDS encoding SAM-dependent methyltransferase yields MATLYLVPNVLADGDWQTVLPAQVKSILSHTKYFIVENIRTARRFMKQVNHEINIDECTFYEINKRTTTTDLPHFLKPIADGHDVAIISEAGCPGVADPGAEVVKIAHKQGIKVVPIVGPSSILLALMASGLNGQNFAFKGYLPVKPQERVKELQTLEKTIKNTRQTQLFIETPYRNNQLISDVLKACSPSTLFCVAANITGENEFIQTKSIQDWKKSGVPDLHKQPVIFLLG; encoded by the coding sequence ATGGCAACACTTTATCTCGTTCCGAATGTTTTGGCTGATGGCGACTGGCAAACTGTTTTACCTGCACAGGTGAAATCGATTCTTAGCCATACAAAATATTTTATCGTAGAAAATATACGCACCGCACGCCGGTTTATGAAACAGGTAAACCATGAAATAAATATTGATGAATGTACTTTTTACGAAATAAATAAGCGAACCACTACCACCGATTTGCCGCACTTTTTGAAGCCAATTGCTGACGGACATGATGTGGCAATAATTTCCGAAGCCGGTTGCCCGGGTGTTGCCGACCCTGGCGCAGAAGTGGTGAAAATTGCGCATAAACAAGGGATTAAAGTTGTACCGATTGTTGGACCGTCTTCTATACTTCTGGCGCTTATGGCTTCCGGATTAAATGGGCAAAATTTTGCGTTTAAAGGTTATTTGCCGGTAAAACCACAGGAACGCGTAAAAGAGTTACAAACACTTGAAAAAACGATAAAAAACACGCGTCAAACGCAACTATTTATTGAAACACCTTACCGGAATAATCAGTTAATTAGTGATGTTCTAAAGGCCTGCTCTCCATCGACATTGTTTTGTGTGGCAGCCAATATTACGGGAGAGAATGAGTTTATTCAAACCAAATCTATTCAGGATTGGAAAAAATCAGGTGTTCCCGATTTGCATAAACAACCCGTGATATTTTTATTGGGGTAA
- a CDS encoding NUDIX domain-containing protein: protein MNRAQILKKLLPGFIPLFVFIAADEIWGTKIGLFVAIGVGVAEMTWIAIKEKRFEKFVLFDTLLLVILGGVSILLDNDIFFKLKPGLIELILVAILAISAFSKINIVGLMGQRYMKDVAFNSAQMQQMRKSMKAMFFIFLVHTILVLYSAFYMSKEAWAFISGGLFYIIFGVYFLYELLRQKRKQKALANEEWVPLVDEQGKVTGQAPRSQVHNGSKLLHPVVHLHVLNKKGSILIQKRPVDKQIQPGKWDTAVGGHISAGETLEQALKKEAFEEIGLKEFSAKLQKVYKWESEVEAELIYLFTTYDYKGFGIQSNEVDELRFWTKKQVAKNLGKDVFTPNFEVEFKLLQELKLI, encoded by the coding sequence ATGAACAGAGCACAAATTTTAAAAAAATTACTGCCTGGTTTTATTCCTCTATTTGTTTTTATCGCTGCCGATGAAATATGGGGGACTAAAATCGGGCTTTTTGTTGCCATCGGGGTTGGTGTTGCAGAAATGACCTGGATTGCAATAAAAGAAAAACGTTTTGAAAAATTTGTACTTTTCGATACGCTGTTGCTGGTTATTCTTGGCGGTGTTTCGATTTTACTCGATAACGATATTTTTTTCAAGCTTAAACCGGGATTGATTGAATTGATTCTGGTTGCTATTCTTGCCATTTCGGCATTCTCAAAGATAAACATTGTAGGATTAATGGGGCAACGCTACATGAAAGATGTGGCGTTTAACAGTGCCCAAATGCAGCAAATGCGAAAAAGTATGAAGGCCATGTTCTTCATCTTTTTAGTACATACTATTTTGGTGTTATATTCGGCCTTTTACATGAGCAAAGAGGCCTGGGCTTTTATAAGCGGAGGCTTGTTCTATATTATTTTTGGCGTTTATTTTTTATACGAATTATTACGTCAGAAAAGAAAACAAAAGGCTCTTGCAAACGAAGAGTGGGTGCCTTTGGTTGATGAGCAGGGAAAAGTTACCGGGCAGGCACCACGCAGCCAGGTACACAACGGAAGCAAATTGTTACATCCGGTGGTGCATTTGCATGTGCTGAATAAGAAAGGATCGATTCTCATTCAAAAACGACCCGTTGATAAACAAATCCAACCCGGGAAATGGGATACAGCCGTTGGCGGTCATATTTCAGCCGGCGAAACATTGGAACAGGCACTTAAAAAAGAAGCTTTTGAGGAAATTGGGTTAAAAGAGTTTTCAGCAAAACTGCAAAAAGTGTACAAGTGGGAATCGGAGGTGGAAGCCGAATTGATTTATTTGTTTACTACCTACGATTATAAGGGGTTTGGCATCCAGTCAAACGAAGTAGACGAACTCCGATTCTGGACCAAAAAGCAAGTCGCGAAAAACCTTGGCAAGGATGTTTTTACACCCAATTTTGAGGTGGAATTCAAATTACTGCAAGAACTCAAGCTTATTTAA
- a CDS encoding FKBP-type peptidyl-prolyl cis-trans isomerase, translated as MKKTLSYFLLMLGAVAFFACDDGIDYEKMRKEELALLDDYMAIAHPGAEATPSGLYYFNEPGTGEGDTIKAGDRVQLFYATWALIDGPDSILVDETNGYLEGHRYEPYEVTVGGGNSISGLEEGLTYMQPGTRSRLVINSELAYGQRGSGASIGAFQTVLMEVEIYKVVPFGLETDEE; from the coding sequence ATGAAGAAAACACTATCATATTTTTTGTTGATGCTGGGGGCTGTTGCCTTTTTTGCCTGCGACGATGGAATTGATTACGAAAAAATGAGGAAAGAAGAGTTGGCGCTTTTGGATGATTACATGGCGATTGCCCATCCGGGAGCAGAAGCAACTCCGTCTGGTCTTTATTATTTTAATGAACCGGGAACCGGAGAAGGTGATACCATAAAAGCAGGCGACCGGGTTCAGTTATTTTATGCTACCTGGGCGTTAATTGATGGTCCTGACAGCATTTTAGTAGATGAAACAAATGGTTATCTCGAAGGACACCGATATGAACCCTACGAGGTTACTGTGGGGGGCGGAAATTCAATCAGTGGACTGGAAGAAGGCTTGACATATATGCAGCCCGGAACAAGATCGCGGTTGGTAATAAACTCTGAATTAGCTTACGGTCAGCGGGGTTCAGGTGCTTCTATTGGAGCTTTTCAAACAGTTTTAATGGAAGTGGAGATCTATAAAGTTGTTCCATTCGGACTTGAAACCGATGAAGAATAG
- a CDS encoding FKBP-type peptidyl-prolyl cis-trans isomerase, translated as MNLKLVTRFLLAIIIGVAVVSCMDEGEEYIPPTQAEETAILNEYLDTLVNRGLDIDTTALGVYYVIDSVGNGIYPVNGDTCVVKYTGFFIGGGVFDSTGDNTWEFVLGTDGLIDGWNDGMKVIDEGGEGYLIIPSELGYGETGYSSVPPNTSLVFAVEMVEIKPLN; from the coding sequence ATGAATTTGAAATTAGTTACAAGATTTTTATTGGCGATTATTATTGGAGTTGCAGTAGTTTCGTGTATGGACGAAGGTGAAGAATATATTCCGCCAACACAAGCAGAAGAGACAGCTATATTAAATGAGTATCTCGATACGCTGGTAAACAGAGGTTTAGATATTGACACAACTGCTTTGGGTGTTTATTATGTCATCGACTCGGTTGGAAATGGCATTTACCCGGTTAACGGCGATACCTGTGTGGTAAAATACACCGGTTTCTTTATTGGTGGAGGTGTATTTGATTCAACCGGAGACAATACCTGGGAGTTTGTTTTGGGTACTGACGGACTGATTGATGGCTGGAATGATGGGATGAAAGTTATTGACGAAGGAGGAGAGGGTTATTTAATAATTCCATCCGAATTGGGGTACGGCGAAACCGGTTATTCAAGCGTTCCTCCAAATACTTCGTTAGTTTTTGCTGTTGAAATGGTAGAAATAAAACCACTTAACTAA
- a CDS encoding DHH family phosphoesterase, protein MKNTDIEIITSIKALLTASKLKLVIIPHENPDGDAIGSALGLGQTLKDFGHEVKVLSSNDYPVFLKWFSTDVPVIIYDKEKKKAKSWLKEADAMICLDFNEAKRAGKLAKKILEFEKKKVLIDHHPYPTQFCDFMVSETSYSSTAELVFDVLEATGLHENLSQKAAEALYTGIVTDTGGFSHNFSKNTFKVVSELLNYEINTDKIQSSVFHNYSADRMKLLGYCLNEKMQVFPEYRAAVISISKEELKRFNFKSGDTEGFVNYPLSIKNVVFSALFIEKEGHVKASFRSKGNFPANEFSSSHFNGGGHLNAAGGESDLSFYKTLLKFTQLLPEYKHQLLETTI, encoded by the coding sequence TTGAAAAATACTGACATAGAGATTATTACATCAATAAAAGCATTGCTCACAGCTTCGAAATTGAAGCTGGTTATCATTCCGCATGAAAATCCGGATGGCGATGCTATTGGCTCGGCACTGGGATTGGGTCAAACGCTTAAAGATTTTGGCCATGAGGTAAAAGTTTTGTCTTCAAACGATTACCCCGTGTTTTTGAAGTGGTTTTCGACCGATGTTCCGGTAATTATTTACGACAAAGAAAAAAAGAAAGCAAAAAGTTGGCTGAAAGAGGCCGATGCAATGATCTGTTTAGATTTTAACGAGGCCAAACGTGCAGGAAAACTGGCGAAGAAAATTCTGGAGTTTGAAAAGAAAAAGGTATTGATCGATCATCATCCATACCCAACGCAGTTTTGCGATTTTATGGTTTCCGAGACTTCATACAGCTCAACAGCAGAGTTGGTTTTTGATGTACTTGAAGCAACGGGTTTGCACGAAAATTTGTCGCAAAAAGCAGCCGAAGCATTATATACCGGTATTGTTACCGACACCGGAGGTTTTAGCCACAACTTTTCGAAAAACACATTTAAAGTAGTTTCCGAATTGTTGAACTATGAAATTAACACGGATAAAATTCAGTCGTCGGTTTTTCATAATTATTCGGCCGACCGAATGAAGTTGCTGGGCTATTGCCTGAATGAAAAAATGCAGGTTTTTCCGGAGTACCGAGCTGCGGTAATCAGTATCAGCAAAGAAGAACTAAAAAGGTTTAATTTTAAATCCGGCGATACGGAGGGGTTTGTAAATTATCCGCTTTCGATAAAAAATGTAGTATTCAGTGCTTTGTTTATTGAGAAGGAAGGACATGTAAAAGCATCTTTTCGTTCAAAAGGAAATTTTCCGGCCAATGAATTTTCATCGAGCCATTTCAATGGTGGCGGGCATTTAAATGCAGCCGGAGGAGAGTCGGATTTAAGTTTTTACAAAACTTTATTAAAGTTCACGCAACTTTTACCCGAGTATAAGCATCAGTTGTTGGAAACAACAATTTAA
- a CDS encoding nucleoside-diphosphate kinase has translation MAGNRTFTMIKPGAVKKNHEGAILKMINDAGFKIRAMKLTRMSTTQAGAFYEVHKGKPFYNKLVEFMSSGPIVAAILEKENAIEDFRKLIGATNPENAAEGTVRKMFACSVTENAVHGADSDETATREADFFFSTFERFYDYE, from the coding sequence ATGGCTGGAAACAGAACTTTTACAATGATTAAGCCCGGTGCGGTGAAAAAAAACCATGAAGGCGCAATTCTAAAAATGATAAACGATGCCGGTTTTAAAATTCGTGCGATGAAACTTACACGAATGTCGACTACTCAGGCCGGTGCTTTTTACGAAGTCCACAAGGGCAAACCATTCTACAATAAGCTTGTAGAGTTTATGAGTTCGGGACCAATTGTTGCCGCCATTTTAGAAAAAGAAAATGCCATTGAAGATTTTCGTAAATTGATTGGAGCCACCAACCCTGAAAATGCTGCCGAAGGCACCGTGCGCAAAATGTTTGCCTGCAGTGTTACCGAAAACGCAGTTCATGGTGCCGACAGCGATGAAACAGCTACGCGCGAAGCCGACTTTTTCTTTTCTACTTTCGAACGGTTTTACGACTACGAGTAA
- a CDS encoding D-hexose-6-phosphate mutarotase produces the protein MDIDELNEEFGVEGEIGFMELDGDLPFITITNKYAEADICLYGAQVTSFRPMRTTDVLWMSPYSVFKKGKAIRGGIPVCFPWFGPHVSDSALPQHGFARILMWEVTAVDTLEKGESYVSMQLKSSEETKAYWPFDFTAEMIFIIGDTLSVTLKITNPSDVSISYTSALHSYFNLSAIENIKIAGLKDAHYENQLDGNRSIQEEELLSVSEAVTRHYFDTEADCIILDPYFNRRIRIAKEGSKCSTVWNPGAEACEQMSDMPNDGYETFVCLETVNKINDQIELSPGEAHETTALISVE, from the coding sequence ATGGATATTGACGAATTAAACGAAGAATTTGGAGTTGAAGGCGAAATCGGATTTATGGAGCTTGATGGCGATTTGCCTTTTATAACGATAACAAACAAATATGCCGAAGCTGATATTTGCCTTTACGGAGCACAAGTAACCAGTTTCAGACCAATGAGAACAACCGATGTTTTGTGGATGAGTCCCTACAGTGTTTTTAAGAAAGGCAAAGCAATTCGTGGAGGTATTCCGGTTTGTTTTCCGTGGTTTGGCCCCCATGTTAGTGATTCGGCCTTGCCACAACACGGTTTTGCCCGGATTTTGATGTGGGAAGTTACCGCGGTGGATACTTTAGAAAAAGGGGAGAGTTATGTTTCAATGCAACTAAAATCATCGGAAGAAACAAAAGCGTACTGGCCGTTCGATTTTACCGCTGAAATGATTTTTATTATTGGCGATACCTTGTCAGTGACATTAAAGATTACGAATCCTTCTGATGTTTCTATTTCATATACTTCGGCGTTACACAGTTATTTTAATTTATCGGCTATTGAAAACATAAAAATTGCCGGTTTGAAAGATGCACATTACGAAAACCAGTTGGATGGAAATCGATCCATTCAGGAAGAAGAATTGTTAAGTGTCTCCGAAGCTGTAACACGGCATTATTTCGATACTGAAGCTGATTGTATAATTCTGGATCCGTATTTTAATCGCCGAATTCGAATTGCGAAAGAAGGTAGCAAGTGTTCAACGGTATGGAATCCCGGAGCCGAAGCGTGCGAGCAAATGAGTGACATGCCCAATGATGGATACGAAACTTTTGTATGCCTCGAGACGGTAAACAAAATCAATGACCAGATTGAACTGTCACCGGGGGAAGCGCACGAAACAACAGCGCTAATAAGTGTTGAATAA
- a CDS encoding DUF721 domain-containing protein gives MRRSNTQSLSDILKDYIEQNRMERKLKEVDIVQGWEDLLGKTIARYTQKIYIRNRILYVEITSPVVKNELFLMREEICRRINDNAGEEMITRIVFK, from the coding sequence ATGAGAAGAAGTAATACACAATCGTTAAGCGATATATTAAAAGACTATATCGAGCAAAACCGCATGGAGCGGAAACTGAAAGAAGTAGATATCGTTCAGGGCTGGGAAGATCTGCTTGGGAAAACTATTGCCCGCTACACCCAAAAAATTTATATCCGGAACAGGATATTATATGTTGAAATAACTTCTCCTGTGGTAAAAAACGAATTGTTTTTAATGCGCGAGGAAATTTGCCGACGTATAAATGACAATGCAGGAGAAGAAATGATTACCCGAATTGTTTTTAAATAA
- the recF gene encoding DNA replication/repair protein RecF (All proteins in this family for which functions are known are DNA-binding proteins that assist the filamentation of RecA onto DNA for the initiation of recombination or recombinational repair.): MMHIEEISIVNFKNILEVKAGFSPKLNCFIGKNGAGKTNMLDAIYYLSFCKSFFNATDQLNINHKESFFMLNGNYSRMESKESINCGLQKGQKKQFKRNKKVYKKLQEHIGLLPLVMITPSDVNLILGGSDERRKFMDGVISQYNQTYLDDLLKYNRALMQRNNLLKQFASERYFDEELLGIWDDQLVEYGSHIHEERTRFVEKLIPVFQRYYNYISEGNEVVELVHQSDLYDSNLQSLLKTSLQKDRVVQYTTVGIHKDDLQLKIGDYLIKKLGSQGQKKTYLVALKLAQFEFIKEISGINPILLLDDIFDKLDQHRVEQIVTAVAGEQFGQIFLTDTNREHLDTIIRKMDADYRIFKVENGKVELAQ; this comes from the coding sequence ATGATGCACATTGAAGAGATTTCAATTGTAAATTTTAAAAATATCCTGGAGGTTAAGGCCGGCTTCTCGCCAAAGCTAAATTGTTTTATTGGCAAGAATGGGGCAGGAAAAACCAATATGCTCGACGCCATTTATTACCTGTCGTTTTGCAAAAGTTTTTTTAATGCTACCGATCAGCTGAATATTAATCACAAGGAGAGTTTTTTCATGCTGAATGGAAATTACAGCCGCATGGAATCAAAAGAAAGTATTAATTGTGGATTGCAAAAAGGGCAAAAAAAGCAGTTTAAACGAAATAAAAAGGTTTATAAAAAGCTGCAGGAACACATTGGTTTGTTGCCTTTGGTGATGATCACTCCGTCGGATGTAAACCTGATTTTGGGTGGTAGCGACGAACGCCGAAAGTTTATGGATGGTGTAATTTCGCAGTATAACCAAACCTACCTCGATGATCTGCTGAAATATAACAGGGCGCTGATGCAGCGGAATAATCTGCTGAAACAATTTGCCAGCGAACGTTATTTCGATGAAGAATTGCTGGGTATTTGGGACGATCAGTTGGTGGAATACGGTTCGCACATACACGAAGAACGAACCCGCTTTGTGGAAAAGCTGATACCTGTTTTTCAGCGGTACTATAATTATATATCGGAAGGCAACGAAGTGGTGGAATTGGTTCATCAGTCGGATTTATATGATTCGAACCTGCAGTCGTTGCTAAAAACATCGTTACAAAAAGATCGAGTGGTGCAGTATACAACTGTTGGAATACATAAAGACGACCTGCAGCTAAAAATTGGCGATTACCTGATAAAAAAGCTGGGCTCGCAGGGACAAAAAAAAACTTACCTGGTGGCGCTAAAACTGGCACAGTTCGAGTTCATAAAAGAGATTTCGGGCATAAACCCGATACTTTTACTTGATGATATTTTTGATAAACTGGATCAGCACCGGGTGGAGCAAATTGTTACGGCTGTAGCAGGCGAACAGTTTGGACAGATATTTTTAACCGACACCAATCGCGAGCATCTCGATACTATAATTAGAAAGATGGATGCCGATTATCGTATTTTTAAAGTAGAGAACGGAAAAGTAGAACTGGCACAATGA
- a CDS encoding tetratricopeptide repeat protein — MAKKNVEQADNLQELESALTKTEQFVEDNSKIISYVVGGIILVVAAFLGFSKFYVQPKEDEAISQMFMAENYFEKDSFNLAINGDGNYLGFLDIIDDYGITKSANRAKYYTGISYLYLGQYEDALDYLNDFDTDDLLLAPVAEGAKGDAYLELGETDNALKQYKKAYSVTENELTTPVYMMKAANLLESMDELEDALALYEDIKTEYPESSEGTNAERYIARIQTKLN, encoded by the coding sequence ATGGCAAAGAAGAATGTAGAGCAAGCTGACAATTTACAGGAACTTGAAAGTGCGCTAACAAAAACGGAACAGTTTGTTGAGGATAATTCGAAGATCATCAGCTATGTTGTTGGTGGAATTATTTTAGTTGTTGCTGCTTTTCTTGGTTTTAGCAAATTTTATGTGCAACCAAAAGAAGACGAAGCAATATCACAAATGTTTATGGCTGAAAATTATTTCGAAAAAGATTCGTTTAATCTGGCTATCAACGGCGATGGAAACTATCTGGGTTTCCTTGATATTATTGACGATTACGGCATTACAAAATCGGCAAACCGTGCAAAATATTATACAGGTATTTCATATCTGTACCTTGGACAGTACGAAGATGCATTGGATTATTTAAATGATTTTGATACCGATGATTTGCTTTTGGCTCCTGTTGCTGAAGGTGCAAAAGGCGATGCCTATCTTGAATTGGGTGAGACTGACAATGCATTGAAACAATACAAAAAAGCTTATTCGGTTACCGAGAATGAATTAACTACGCCGGTTTATATGATGAAAGCAGCCAACCTGTTGGAATCGATGGATGAACTGGAAGATGCGCTGGCGTTGTACGAAGATATAAAAACGGAATATCCGGAATCTTCGGAAGGCACAAATGCCGAACGTTACATTGCTCGCATCCAAACAAAATTGAATTAA
- the ribH gene encoding 6,7-dimethyl-8-ribityllumazine synthase encodes MATKDLSAYDINSVPSAENMRFGIVVAEWNWEITSALANGAVNTLMKHGAADENISVKYVPGTFELPLGGQYFAELDNVDAVILLGCVIQGDTRHFDYICEGVTQGTKDLNLKYNKPFIFGVLTTNNEQQALDRAGGKLGNKGDEAAITAIKMVALQQSFK; translated from the coding sequence ATGGCAACAAAAGATTTATCAGCATACGATATTAATTCGGTACCATCAGCAGAAAATATGCGTTTTGGCATTGTTGTGGCCGAGTGGAACTGGGAAATTACATCGGCACTGGCGAACGGTGCTGTTAACACCCTAATGAAACATGGTGCTGCCGATGAGAATATTTCAGTAAAATATGTGCCCGGTACATTTGAACTTCCTTTGGGCGGACAGTATTTTGCAGAATTAGATAATGTAGATGCTGTAATTCTGCTGGGTTGTGTTATACAAGGCGACACCCGCCACTTTGATTATATTTGCGAGGGCGTAACACAAGGCACAAAAGATTTGAACCTAAAGTACAACAAACCGTTTATCTTTGGTGTTCTTACTACCAACAACGAACAACAAGCGCTTGACCGTGCCGGAGGTAAATTAGGCAACAAAGGTGACGAAGCTGCCATTACTGCCATAAAAATGGTTGCTCTTCAACAGTCGTTTAAGTAA
- a CDS encoding AraC family transcriptional regulator — MKQVLHIKNMVCNRCIKVVKEELEKLDIQIEDIELGKVAISKSLDTSQTEEVRTVLHDNGFELIDDKKSQLIDRIKTIIIEKTHYSNEGKELVNFSEVIANEAGYDYSYLSKLFSSVEGITIEKYIINQKIEKVKELLVYGELTLNEISYQLGYSSVQHLSNQFKKVTGLTPSHFKKVKENKRKPLDEV; from the coding sequence ATGAAACAGGTTCTGCACATAAAAAATATGGTTTGTAATCGCTGTATAAAAGTGGTGAAAGAGGAACTTGAAAAACTGGATATCCAAATCGAAGACATCGAATTGGGCAAAGTGGCCATTTCAAAAAGTCTTGATACAAGCCAAACTGAAGAAGTGCGCACCGTGTTGCACGACAATGGTTTTGAGCTGATCGACGATAAGAAAAGCCAACTGATCGACCGGATAAAAACCATCATCATAGAAAAAACCCATTATTCAAACGAAGGAAAAGAATTGGTAAACTTTTCGGAAGTAATTGCCAATGAGGCGGGTTACGATTACTCGTATTTGAGCAAGTTGTTTTCATCAGTTGAAGGAATAACCATCGAGAAATACATCATCAATCAAAAAATTGAAAAAGTTAAAGAGCTACTTGTATACGGAGAACTTACCTTAAACGAAATCTCTTATCAGTTGGGTTACAGCAGTGTACAGCACCTTTCCAACCAGTTTAAAAAGGTTACCGGTTTAACACCTTCGCACTTTAAGAAAGTGAAAGAAAATAAGCGAAAACCGCTTGACGAGGTGTAG